The bacterium genomic interval CTTTCATCGTCTGTTGTATATCCGGGTGAGGTGACGTAGTTGATGAGGGCATCGAACCAGACGTAGGTGACATAATCGGCGTCGAAGGGGATCTCGACCCCCCAGTTCAGGCGGCTTTTGGGTCGGCTGATACAGAGGTCCTCCAGAGGTTTGCGGAGGAACCCCAGCATCTCGTTACGGCGCGTCTCAGGTCTTATGAAGTTGGCGTTGTCCTCGATGTGCTTGATGAGCCAATCCTGATATTTGCTCATTTTAAAGAAGTAGTTGCTCTCCTCTATCTGAACAACTTCCCGACCGCAATCCGGACAGTGGCCATCATCCAGGTCCTTCTCGGTCCAGAACCGTTCATCGGGAACGCAGTACCAACCCGAGTAGGAACTCTTGTAGATGTCACCGCTGTCGAAGAGTTTCTGAAGAAAATGCTGAACGACCTTGATGTGGCGTTCCTCGGTGGTGCGGATGAAGTCGTCGTTGGAGATGTTAAAGCGCCTCCAGAGGTCCTGGAAGCGAACCACCATCTCGTCGCAATGCTCCTGGGGTGTTTTGCCCCTGTCCCGGGCCGCCTGTTCCACTTTCTGGCCGTGTTCGTCTGTTCCGGTGAGGAACATGACTTTGCGCCCGGACATTCTCATATAACGGGATATCACATCTGCAGCCACGGTAGTGTAAACGTGCCCGATGTGAGGTACGTCGTTGACGTAGTAAATAGGTGTTGTCACGTAGAAGGTGTTTTCGCTCATTTCAGTTTCTCCCGCAGTTCATCGATGTCCATCACTAACGGTTTGGCATCGGTCATGTCGATGGTCACCGTCCGGCTGAATATATCCACTGATCGAACCTTACCTGTCCCTTCAGGAAGGTTTACCTTCTTGCCTATCTTCGGCACGCCTCGTGAAGCTTCCTTGTACTGCTCGTATTCGTAGTTGAGACAGCAAAGCAGACGGCCGCATCCTCCGGAGATCTTGTTGGGATTTAATATGACGTTCTGCTCCTTGGCCATCTTTACAGATATGGGAGCGAACTCTTTGAGGAAAGTGCTGCAGCAAAAGGCCATGCCGCAAGGTCCTACTCCTCCAAGGAGTCTGGCTTCGTCCCGTATCCCTATCTGTTTCATCTCGATGCGTGTGGAGAATTCACGGGCAAGGGTTCGTACGAGTTCTCTGAAGTCCACCCTTTTTTCGGCGGTGAAGTAAAAGACAGCCTTGGAGCGGTCCAGGAGGAACTCCACCTGGACCAGACGCATGGGGATCTCCCACTCCTCGATAGTTTTGGTGCAGTACTCGGAGGCTTTCTTTTCAAGCTCCCGGTTCTCTGCATCTCTGCTGACATCTTCAGGGGTGGCTTTTCTTAGTATTTTCAGCTGTTTGCAGCCCTTGCATTGTAGAAGTACAGGGGGTTCCAGGACGGTGCCAATGGCCTTCCCATGTTCGGTTTGTATTACCACCTCATCGCCCTGCTTGAGGGTGTGCTCCCCGGCGTTGAAATGGGCGGACCGGTTCTGGCCACGGATCGCCACCAGGGCTGTCCTCACCTCATCTGGTGATAGTTCCTGGGCAGGATCTTCTGAAGGCTCCCCGGACTCCTCGGCCACAGGCGCTTCGGAAACAGCCGCTTCATCATCCCTTGCGATGTCCTTGTCTGTGTCAACCCCGGTGTCGGCCGGTTCCATGACACGCTCCGGCAGTATTGGCTCATGGGCATCGGGAACATCCGTTTGGGTCGAGGTTATGTTGTCTATCGTTTTGTCGTTATCGTTGGAGTTATCCATCTAGGCACTCTTTTCTGTTGGTAATGTATGGTTACGAACCCTGAGAAGCAGGGTGTCGAGGGTCAGTTGTACGTTCGTGTTGGCTTCAATAGCTTCTCGCGCATCTTCCACCGATTCGAGGATCGAGGCCAGATTCACTCCTCCGATGCTGTCGGCTCCTTTTTTAAGCTCCTGAATGTGGGCAACGTGGATCACCTGATCCTCCGGGACCCCCTCGAACAGGATCAACATGTCCCGATACCATTGTGCCATGAACTCCAGCACACCGAGAGCGTCCTGCCGGTTCCGGCCCCATCGCTGCGCCAGGTCCAGCAGCTGTCCCACTCCATAGTTGTGGAGGGAGGAAAGGGGCTCAAACTCTCCGGCCATTTCCTCCAGGGCCCCAGTGGATTGGTACGCAAGGGCTTTTTTCACACTTCCCTTTGCCATGGCTGCCAGGAGCGACGCTTGGGACTTTTGGATGCCTTCTTTCAACAGGATATCCTCGACGACCAGCCGGGGCAGGGGAGAAAAGGCCAGTGTCTGGCACCTGGAAGAGATCGTGGGCAGGACCGAGTCCCGGTCAGTGGCGATGAGTATGAAATGGGAGGTTGCCGGCGGCTCCTCCAGCGTCTTCAAAAAGGCGTTGGAAGCGTTCATATTTATGAGATGCGCGTCCTGAACAATGAAAGTGGATGTTTTGCCGCTCATCGGTTTCAGATAAGCCCGCGCGAGGATCTGTTCTCGGATCTGCTTAATAACGATCTGACGTTTCCCCTCCGGCAGTCCAATGAGGTACAGATCCGGGTGGTTGCCGGCGGAATACAGAAGACAGGATGAGCACGATCCACACGCTATAGCTCCCGATTGGCAGTTGAGACTGGCCGCGGTGGCCAGGGCTGCCATCATCCTCCCGCATCCAGGTGGTCCCGTGAAGAGATAGGCCGTCGGGACCCTCCCGTGATAGAGTGCTTTCTTCAGTATGGATACCGGCCCTTCCTGGGACCTTATCGAATCAAAGAGCATCAGGAAACCTCGATCGGAATCCATCCATTACAAGTTCCGTCATTCGGTCCGGTTTTTCCCGGGCATCTATAACCAGGAACCGTTCCGGCTCCTGGTCTGCGAGCATGAGGTAGCCTTCCCGCACTCTTTGGTGAAAGGCCATCGTCTCCTCATCGATCCTCGATTCGGAGCTATCCATGGATTCTTTGTTCCTGGTCCTTGCCCGTGTCAATCCTGTTTCGGCAGGAAGATCCAGCAGTATTGTCATGTGGGGTACAGCTTCGCTCCTGGCATAGTTGTCAATGGTGGTGATCACATCAAGAGGGATCCCTCTGCCTTGGCCCTGGTAGGCGATGGTTGCGTCCGAGTACCTGTCGCACAATACGATCTGCCCTGCTTCAAGAGCGGGGAGGATGACCTGGGAAACGTGTTGAGCGCGGTCAGCGGCAAATAGCATGAGTTCAGCCATGGACCCGAGTTTCTCCATTTCGGGGTTTAAAAGGACCTTGCGCAGTGCGACACCGAGGGGTGTGCCTCCCGGTTCCCTTGTCATGAGCGGATTCTGTCCTGACCGGCGCAAGGCGGCCGCCACGTTGTTTATAAGGGTCGATTTCCCCGACCCCTCAATGCCCTCGAAGGTAATGAATATGCCGGACATAACCATTAGCACGCAGCACGCAGCACGCGGCACGCAGAAAGGCAGACACAAACCGTTATCCGGGTTTTTACTGCGTCCTGCGTCCTGTGTCCTGCGTCCTGCATTATTCTCCTCCGCATTCCGATGGATCGCCCTTGATCTTTAACAGCAGATGCTCAAGGAAGCCGAAAAGGACCTCCATGCTCTCCCGAACGGCTTTTGGGCTCCCCGGGAGGTTGATGATGAGAGTGTGGCCTCTGACCCCGGCGATACCCCTGGTGAGTGCTGTGGTGGGTACCCGGTCGCGCACGGCGGCTCTCATAGCCTCGGGGATCCCCGGGATCTCAAACTCCAGCACAGCCCTCGTTGCTTCAGGTGTCCGATCTCTGGGTGCCGGTCCGGTGCCTCCGGTGGTGAGGATCAGATCGAGGTTGTCCTCATCGGACCAGTTTCTGAGGATCCCGGAGATTGTATCCTCTTCATCAGGATGGATCTCGACACGATCCCACGCTACATCGAATTCCGGCCTGCCTTCGAGGCACTCCACGATAGCAGGACCGCTCAGGTCTTCGTATTCTCCCCTGGACGCCCGGTCGCTCAGAGTGAGGACCCCGGCTTTAACTTTCATCTTGTTCATTATTCTTCGGTCGGATGAGGGGATCGCCGAGGTTGATAGTCCCGCCGGTGAGAACCTTCACGAAAATCCCTTCACGGGGCATGACGCAATCGCCGGCCTCATGGTAGATGGCGCAGCGATCGTGGCACTCTTTGCCGATCTGGGTAACCTCCACAAGAACATCTCCCCCCATGCGCAGGCGCCCTCCAATGGGCAGCGCTACGAGATCGATCCCCTCAGTAGTGATGTTCTCAGCAAAATCTCCTGGCCCTACCGCAAGGCCACGCTCAATCATCTTTTCGATGCTTTCCTTAGCCAGGAGGCTGACCTGACGGTGCCAATTTCCAGAATGGGCATCGCCAACGATACCATGGTCGGGGCGCAGGACGGCACTGGTCACGTTGTCCTTTCGGACCCCCTTGGTCTTACTTATGGAAATGGCATGGATGCGCATTGTGATTTCCTCAAATCTAATGGTAACGAAATAACATAAAAGCATACTACAGGCTGAAAATGTGTACAAGGAGCGTTGACAGGAGGGGCGGCAGGAGGGGAGGCTGCCGGAAAACAGAATTCAGAATCTAAAATGTAGAATGTGGAATGTGGAATGTGGAAAAGGCAGTCCAATTTCCTGCTGTGTTGCCAAGAAGTGTAAGGATTTCCTTCTACGTTCTACATTCTACATTCTGCCTTTACTGCATTCTCATCGACAACCCGAGGACTACCCTGTCCGTTTTGTCTGTCTGGTCGTTGTAAAGGATACCGGCGTCCACGGTGCCGTTCATGTCAGTATATGTGATGCCCATTGTCAGGTAGGTGGTGCCGTTGGCAAGGTCCTGATAACCCAGTCGTCCGGTGATCTTCTTGAAGGGCGTAAACTCGATACCGGTCCGAAGGTTATTCTCGCCGCTGTACAACGGGTCCGACTCTTCCTCGTAGTCGGCCGCGAAGTAGAGGGTCATGGGAAACTGCAGGCCTATGCCAAACCCGCTGTACTGTTTCAGAAGGTCGCTGTCATTGGGGAACAGGTTGCGCACAACGTATCCGATGGAGACGTTGGAGCCCATCTTGTAAAGGAGACCGGCGTCCACCGCGCTGAGGCTTTTTTCACCTCCCGGGGGTGCCTCTGGTTCGTAATCTCCCATGTGGAAACTCTCGCCCAGGTAGAGGGAGGGCATCAGTGTCTGGGAGAAGGAAACGCCCCACATCTGATTTTGGAAACCGGCGAATTCGGGGTCCGTATAGTAGGAGACAGCGCCCCTCATGGCCGAACTGGTATCTAAAATAGACAGGCCCCAGGAGCCTTTCGGGGTGTTCTTCTTGTCCACATAATCGACCCCCAGAACGAAATAACCTTCGGGGGTGAGAGTCGCCGGATTGCCGAAAGCGCTCCATATGCCCGGAGGGCAGGCGATTACCGTCCCGCCCCTGCCCAGGGATTGGGCGTCAATGCCGTTGCTCGGGAAGGAGGAAGGATCGGCGCCGGCTGAGCCGGCAAGAAGGATCACGGCGGATATGATGGTCAAGGTACGCATTATAGTTTTCATGCCCCTTTTGATATACGGGGAATGGGTGAGTGTCAATAGAGTAGAACGCATCCGCCGTCGCCAAGGCTATGGCGGACAGGGAACGCAGAATGTGGAATGTAGAACGTAGAATGTAATACGTAGAGCAAAGAATGTAATACGTAGAGCAAAAAAACGTGTTTACGAATTATGCTTTGCCGTCAGGTAATTACATGCTTTCTTCTGCATTCTGCAAATCAGGTGCATATAACAGGCGCACCTGATTTGTTGACACCTCTCCTTAAATGCAGTATCAAAAAACGTTATATTTGCGATGGGACTCATTGAGGACTGTGATGAAAGAAAAAGAACTAAAAATAATTACTGAAAAACTGAAGGCCTGGAAAGAGGAATTGGTCCAGGAAGCCACCAGAACGGTGGACGGAATGACGTCCGAAAAGACGCAGTTTGCCGATCCTACCGACAGAGCCTCCATGGAGACAGATCGGAATTTTCTGCTTCGGATTCGTGACCGTGAGAGAAAACTCATATCCAAGATCGACAAGGCCATCGAAAGGGTTGAAGATGGCACCTTCGGCCTCTGTGATGAGTGCGGGGAGGGTATCGAGTTTAAACGCCTCGAGGTCAGGCCTGTGGCCACTCTCTGTGTCGAGTGCAAGACTCGCCAGGAGGAAGAGGAGAAGATACAGAAGAGCTGATGCCCGGCCATGCCGGAACCTTCGCTTTAAATCCCGTCCCAGATCGTTTCTGTCCTGATGCCAGCCTTGAATTATCAGGTTTCCCCAAATGAATAGCCGCCGCGGACATGGGTTTTCCCGCATCCTCAGCGGTGACCCTGATATGATTTTCCTGTGGGTCATAAGCGGTGCATCGTATCCCAACCAGTCACGGGGCATGGGGGAGAAATACGGGTAGACAACTGACGGGGTGAAGGAGTAACTTTCTCAGGGTCGCAAAAAGTCCATTGTTGGCTTTTTGTTCCTCGGAAAGTGAAAAGTGTCATTTTCACTTTCCTTACAAATCAATGACTTACACCCGCAGTCATTGATTTGGGCGCCCATACGGGGCGCCTTGATGGACTTTTTGCGAGTCCATCAACTTTCAGCGTATGTTTGCTCACCATCAACCCCGTCGATCAGGCCCCTGCATGATGAAAGATAAGAAAATGAAGATCTGGACCGCTCTTTTTGGGGAAGATGATTAGTCTGTCCCCCTGGCGTAACTGCGATAGCCGTTACCGATCCCTCTTTTTAGGGTCGTTTCTACTGATCCTGGCTATCCTTTCGGGATGCAGCGATCCGCAGCCCCACCGTGAGACCCGTTTCATGATGGGCACCCTTGTGGATGTGGTGGTCTATGCCGGCAAGGAGGCTGCACCTGGCGCCGCCGGACAGGCTTTTGAAAGGATACTTCAAGTTGAAGCGGCGGCACATCCGTCGGAAGAGGGATCGCCGCTTTTTCAGGTAAGACAGGGAAAGGGAGCCCGGCTCGAGGGAGACCTTACCCGGATCCTTGAAGCGGCCATGGATGTTTCCAGGGCTGCATCGGGAGCCTTTGACCCCACCCTGGGTGAGGTGGTTTACCTATGGGGGTTTGGTCGTGACGATCCCCATCTTCCAGGTCCGGAGGAAATTCAGCAGGCCCTTGAAAAGGCTGGCTACAAAAGGGTCCCTGTCGGGCAGTGTTGTCCGGAAAAACTCGATATATGGTTTGACCTGGGAGGTGTGGCCAAAGGTTACGC includes:
- a CDS encoding MOSC domain-containing protein translates to MRIHAISISKTKGVRKDNVTSAVLRPDHGIVGDAHSGNWHRQVSLLAKESIEKMIERGLAVGPGDFAENITTEGIDLVALPIGGRLRMGGDVLVEVTQIGKECHDRCAIYHEAGDCVMPREGIFVKVLTGGTINLGDPLIRPKNNEQDES
- the tmk gene encoding dTMP kinase; its protein translation is MSGIFITFEGIEGSGKSTLINNVAAALRRSGQNPLMTREPGGTPLGVALRKVLLNPEMEKLGSMAELMLFAADRAQHVSQVILPALEAGQIVLCDRYSDATIAYQGQGRGIPLDVITTIDNYARSEAVPHMTILLDLPAETGLTRARTRNKESMDSSESRIDEETMAFHQRVREGYLMLADQEPERFLVIDAREKPDRMTELVMDGFRSRFPDAL
- a CDS encoding MogA/MoaB family molybdenum cofactor biosynthesis protein produces the protein MNKMKVKAGVLTLSDRASRGEYEDLSGPAIVECLEGRPEFDVAWDRVEIHPDEEDTISGILRNWSDEDNLDLILTTGGTGPAPRDRTPEATRAVLEFEIPGIPEAMRAAVRDRVPTTALTRGIAGVRGHTLIINLPGSPKAVRESMEVLFGFLEHLLLKIKGDPSECGGE
- the dksA gene encoding RNA polymerase-binding protein DksA is translated as MKEKELKIITEKLKAWKEELVQEATRTVDGMTSEKTQFADPTDRASMETDRNFLLRIRDRERKLISKIDKAIERVEDGTFGLCDECGEGIEFKRLEVRPVATLCVECKTRQEEEEKIQKS
- a CDS encoding FAD:protein FMN transferase, with the protein product MISLSPWRNCDSRYRSLFLGSFLLILAILSGCSDPQPHRETRFMMGTLVDVVVYAGKEAAPGAAGQAFERILQVEAAAHPSEEGSPLFQVRQGKGARLEGDLTRILEAAMDVSRAASGAFDPTLGEVVYLWGFGRDDPHLPGPEEIQQALEKAGYKRVPVGQCCPEKLDIWFDLGGVAKGYAVDAAVSVLQEAGVKAGIVNAGGDLRSFGVRPGRGYWKIGVQDPENPQELAGVLEVKEAAVATSGDYQRYFEEGGIRYHHILDPSTGYPVHSGLRGTTVISSDCATADALATAAFVLGPEKGLALLEKWDGAEGVLITGEGKILTTSGIGEGGVRFTKTSD
- a CDS encoding stage 0 sporulation family protein, giving the protein MDNSNDNDKTIDNITSTQTDVPDAHEPILPERVMEPADTGVDTDKDIARDDEAAVSEAPVAEESGEPSEDPAQELSPDEVRTALVAIRGQNRSAHFNAGEHTLKQGDEVVIQTEHGKAIGTVLEPPVLLQCKGCKQLKILRKATPEDVSRDAENRELEKKASEYCTKTIEEWEIPMRLVQVEFLLDRSKAVFYFTAEKRVDFRELVRTLAREFSTRIEMKQIGIRDEARLLGGVGPCGMAFCCSTFLKEFAPISVKMAKEQNVILNPNKISGGCGRLLCCLNYEYEQYKEASRGVPKIGKKVNLPEGTGKVRSVDIFSRTVTIDMTDAKPLVMDIDELREKLK
- a CDS encoding DNA polymerase III subunit; amino-acid sequence: MDSDRGFLMLFDSIRSQEGPVSILKKALYHGRVPTAYLFTGPPGCGRMMAALATAASLNCQSGAIACGSCSSCLLYSAGNHPDLYLIGLPEGKRQIVIKQIREQILARAYLKPMSGKTSTFIVQDAHLINMNASNAFLKTLEEPPATSHFILIATDRDSVLPTISSRCQTLAFSPLPRLVVEDILLKEGIQKSQASLLAAMAKGSVKKALAYQSTGALEEMAGEFEPLSSLHNYGVGQLLDLAQRWGRNRQDALGVLEFMAQWYRDMLILFEGVPEDQVIHVAHIQELKKGADSIGGVNLASILESVEDAREAIEANTNVQLTLDTLLLRVRNHTLPTEKSA